The region CTCAGTCCCGACCACCCTCCAAACTCTCAAGAACCTAGGTGCTAATGACATCTACCACTGGTACCTCGCCAATTCCTCATCCCAGAACCCATCCGACGAGACGGCCGACCTCAAGATCAACCTTATCCACCCCTGCACCGAAAGGCACATCAAGAAATACTCCAAACAGGGCGTCCGTCTCGTCTCCGAAACACCGCAAATCTACCTCGAGCGTGTCAGGCCGTACATGCAAGCCCAGCGCGACGCCGGCCGTCTGAACTGGGTGTTCAATATTGTTGAAGGGAGGACCGAGGTCGAGGATGTCATCTACCGCACACCGTTCGATGCCGCTTCCCTCAACGAAGAAGGGTTCTTGTTGCTGCCCGACCTGAACTGGGACCGCCAGACCCTCGATGCGCTGCACTTGCTGGGTCTGGTGGAGAGAAGAGACATTTGGTCCTTGCGCGACCTGAAAAAGAAACACATCCCTTGGCTGAACCACATGAAGGAGAAGTTCATCGAGGCAACGACAAAGGTGTACCCATCCATCGAGGCTGACCAGCTGAAACTCTATGTCCACTACCAGCCCACATATTACCACTTTCATATTCACATTGTGCACGTTCAGCTCGAGGCGGGCGCCACGCAGGCGACGGGTAAGGCGGTTGGATTAGATAGCATTATATCGCAGTTGGA is a window of Podospora pseudopauciseta strain CBS 411.78 chromosome 1, whole genome shotgun sequence DNA encoding:
- a CDS encoding hypothetical protein (COG:S; EggNog:ENOG503NX8D), which encodes MSTQAETKAKAEALVPKFKFEKLLNQDQAGRRTSLLGTIDSLPALLILERAPFPSSPDYLASVPTTLQTLKNLGANDIYHWYLANSSSQNPSDETADLKINLIHPCTERHIKKYSKQGVRLVSETPQIYLERVRPYMQAQRDAGRLNWVFNIVEGRTEVEDVIYRTPFDAASLNEEGFLLLPDLNWDRQTLDALHLLGLVERRDIWSLRDLKKKHIPWLNHMKEKFIEATTKVYPSIEADQLKLYVHYQPTYYHFHIHIVHVQLEAGATQATGKAVGLDSIISQLETMGGGDEAGMDRATMSYTLGEASDLWVEVFEPLKRAGGKASQSQ